A genomic segment from Diospyros lotus cultivar Yz01 chromosome 5, ASM1463336v1, whole genome shotgun sequence encodes:
- the LOC127802091 gene encoding RING-H2 finger protein ATL3-like: protein MENHVEVADSAIAPTTKCTAVIIIAFFLLRHLFRRFRVANHPAIFTFNGGGNKDTLFRAVCLHHLAAGERYRKLPKCGHCFHVHCIDAWLQAHPTCPICRTPVLDLRLPRQENQDRNYVSNFLSLPGKILRRIGNPFDQEIATALCVNLRYIH from the coding sequence atGGAAAATCACGTGGAGGTTGCAGATTCAGCAATCGCTCCAACAACCAAATGCACCGCCGTGATAATCATCGCCTTCTTCCTCTTGCGCCACCTCTTCCGACGGTTTCGGGTTGCCAACCACCCTGCCATCTTCACCTTCAACGGCGGCGGCAACAAAGACACCCTTTTCCGCGCAGTGTGCCTCCACCACCTCGCCGCCGGCGAGAGGTACCGGAAACTTCCCAAATGCGGCCACTGCTTCCACGTCCACTGCATCGATGCCTGGCTCCAAGCTCATCCGACATGCCCAATCTGCAGAACCCCAGTCCTAGATCTTCGTCTCCCCCGGCAAGAAAACCAAGATAGAAATTATGTCTCTAATTTTCTTTCGCTTCCTGGGAAAATCCTCAGGAGAATTGGTAATCCTTTTGATCAAGAGATTGCCACTGCTTTATGTGTCAACTTGAGGTATATTCACTAg
- the LOC127802317 gene encoding very-long-chain aldehyde decarbonylase CER1-like, translated as MAATPGVLTDWPWKPLGSFKHVVLAPWVVHSVYSFVAKAESERDVLNLVIAPFLLWRMLHNQIWISLSRHQTAKGNRRIVDKGIEFDQVDRERNWDDQILLNGLLMYIVNMALPSASHLPIWRIDGAILTALLHIGPVEFLYYWLHRALHHHYLYSRYHSHHHSSIVSEPITSVIHPFAEHIAYFLLFAIPMMTAVLTRTASVISLLGYITYIDLMNNMGHCNFELVPKRLFSIFPPLKYMMYTPSYHSLHHTQFRTNYSLFMPIYDYIYGTMDKSSDSLYETSLRKQEDSPDVVHLTHLTTPESIYYLQIGFASLASKPQMPKWYLCLMWPVTYCSMFMNSIYGHTFIEERNVFGKLKLQSWTIPRYSIKYFYDFQRQALNRLVKEAIVEADAAGAKVLSLGLLNQGKEVSGNVELYIQIQPQPKIKVVDGSSLIVAIVVNSIPTGATQVLLRGNLSKVARAIISALCERGIQVSMFYEVEFAKLKLTSKFGSNLALSKKISEKIWLVGDGFSKEEHLKAPKGTLFIPFSEFPPKQLRKDCFYYHTPSMVVPGSLQNLHSCENWLPRRVMSAARVAGIVHALEGWNVDECGSKMFDVEKVWEGSLKHGFRPLMMPNLEKTT; from the exons ATGGCTGCAACTCCAGGGGTGTTAACAGATTGGCCATGGAAGCCTCTTGGCAGCTTTAAG cATGTGGTATTGGCGCCATGGGTAGTTCATAGCGTGTACTCGTTCGTTGCGAAAGCAGAAAGCGAGAGAGATGTATTGAATTTAGTGATTGCCCCATTTCTGTTGTGGAGGATGCTTCATAACCAGATTTGGATTTCTCTTTCTCGCCACCAAACTGCCAAAGGCAACAGGAGGATCGTTGATAAGGGCATTGAGTTTGACCAAGTTgacagagagagaaattg GGATGACCAGATCCTGTTGAATGGGCTGCTGATGTACATAGTCAACATGGCATTGCCTTCAGCTTCTCACCTGCCCATTTGGAGAATAGATGGAGCAATCCTCACAGCTTTGCTTCACATTGGGCCGGTGGAATTCCTCTACTACTGGCTCCACAGGGCTTTGCACCACCACTACCTCTACTCTCGCTACCACTCCCACCACCACTCCTCCATTGTCTCCGAGCCCATCACTT CTGTGATTCATCCATTTGCCGAGCACATAGCCTACTTCTTGCTCTTTGCCATACCAATGATGACCGCAGTGCTCACCAGGACTGCCTCTGTCATCTCTCTCCTTGGCTACATTACCTACATTGATCTCATGAACAACATGGGCCACTGCAACTTTGAGCTCGTCCCTAAGCGCctcttctccattttccctcCTCTCAAGTACATGATGTACACGCCCTC ATATCATTCACTCCATCACACACAATTCCGAACCAATTACTCCCTTTTCATGCCGATCTACGACTACATCTATGGCACCATGGACAAGTCCTCTGATTCGCTGTACGAAACTTCGCTGAGGAAGCAAGAAGATTCGCCGGATGTGGTGCATCTAACACATCTAACGACTCCTGAATCTATCTATTATCTTCAGATAGGATTTGCCTCCCTGGCTTCCAAGCCCCAGATGCCTAAATGGTACCTCTGCCTAATGTGGCCCGTGACATATTGTTCTATGTTCATGAATTCCATCTATGGCCACACCTTCATCGAGGAGAGAAATGTCTTTGGGAAGCTCAAGTTACAGTCATGGACGATACCGAGATATAGTATAAAg TACTTCTATGATTTCCAAAGGCAAGCCTTGAATAGATTAGTGAAAGAAGCTATAGTTGAAGCAGATGCAGCAGGCGCCAAGGTGTTGAGTCTAGGCCTTCTAAACCAG GGAAAGGAAGTTAGCGGAAACGTGGAGCTCTATATCCAAATCCAGCCTCAGCCTAAGATCAAGGTTGTGGACGGAAGTAGCTTAATAGTTGCTATTGTTGTAAATAGCATACCCACCGGAGCAACTCAAGTCCTCCTCAGGGGCAATTTATCCAAAGTTGCTCGTGCCATTATCTCCGCTTTATGCGAAAGAGGCATCCAG gtATCTATGTTTTATGAAGTCGAATTTGCGAAGCTTAAGCTAACCTCCAAGTTTGGAAGCAATTTGGCTCTCTCCAAAAAAATTTCTGAGAAG ATATGGTTGGTGGGAGATGGATTCAGTAAGGAGGAACACTTGAAGGCACCAAAAGGAACATTGTTCATTCCCTTCTCAGAATTCCCCCCAAAGCAGCTGCGCAAGGATTGTTTCTACTACCACACACCTTCGATGGTGGTCCCGGGGTCGCTCCAAAACTTGCACTCTTGTGAG AATTGGCTGCCGAGAAGGGTGATGAGCGCTGCTCGAGTAGCCGGAATTGTGCATGCATTGGAAGGATGGAACGTAGACGAATGTGGTTCGAAGATGTTCGATGTTGAGAAGGTTTGGGAAGGCAGTCTTAAGCATGGGTTTAGGCCTCTGATGATGCCCAATTTGGAGAAGACTACTTga